A stretch of Lathyrus oleraceus cultivar Zhongwan6 chromosome 6, CAAS_Psat_ZW6_1.0, whole genome shotgun sequence DNA encodes these proteins:
- the LOC127093049 gene encoding protein PEP-RELATED DEVELOPMENT ARRESTED 1, chloroplastic, which translates to MLSTSILFTLSTRTYYPNTFHSHFPNSTSTHQHHLYPKQKLKIKKNRLFVLSDSSYEVGGGFPLDELNNRNESENSEDTDTSAQREALLKGGDQVISVLQEMITLLEDMDMDEDSEKVAVEIAAQGVIGKRVDQMESDFMMALDYMIQLAEQDQDDKRKSLLEVIKETVLSHLTKKCPPQVQVIGLLCRTPKKESRYELLRRVAAGGGSFKGENDLKVHIPGANLNDIANQADDLLETMETRPVVPDRKLLARLVLIREEARDMMGGGILDERNDRGFSTLPQSEVNFLTKLVALKPGKVVLDMIRNVMQGKDEGADNSGNNDEDDRVPTGIAGRASVTGRRPHPVRPGMFLETVSKVLSGIYAGTDSGITAQHLEWVHQKTLQVLQEIAFN; encoded by the exons ATGCTTAGCACTTCAATCTTGTTCACGCTTTCCACACGAACTTATTACCCTAACACTTTCCATTCACATTTCCCAAACTCAACTTCCACTCACCAACATCATCTATATCCGAAGCAGAAgctaaaaattaaaaaaaatcgATTATTCGTGTTAAGCGATTCCAGTTACGAAGTTGGCGGTGGTTTCCCACTCGACGAACTTAATAACCGAAACGAAAGCGAAAATTCGGAAGATACAGATACATCTGCTCAACGAGAAGCGCTTCTTAAAGGAGGAGATCAAGTTATCTCCGTTCTTCAGGAAATGATTACTCTC TTGGAAGATATGGATATGGATGAAGATTCTGAAAAAGTAGCAGTGGAGATAGCTGCACAAGGAGTTATTGGTAAGAGAGTTGATCAGATGGAATCTGATTTCATGATGGCTCTTGATTACATGATCCAGCTTGCGGAGCAGGACCAGGATGATAAG CGCAAATCACTGTTGGAAGTTATCAAAGAGACAGTTTTATCACATCTAACTAAAAAGTGCCCACCCCAG GTTCAAGTAATTGGTCTTCTATGTAGAACTCCTAAAAAGGAAAGCAGATATGAATTGTTACGCCGAGTAGCAGCTGGCGGAGGTTCATTTAAAGGCGAGAACGACTTGAAGGTTCATATCCCAGGGGCAAATCTAAATGATATAGCTAACCAAGCTGATGATTTATTGGAG ACAATGGAAACTCGTCCTGTTGTGCCTGATCGAAAACTGCTTGCGAGGCTTGTTTTGATTAGAGAAGAAGCTCGTGATATGATGGGAGGGGGAATTTTGGATGAAAGAAATGACCGTGGATTTTCTACTCTACCTCAGTCTGAG GTGAATTTCTTAACCAAATTGGTGGCTCTAAAACCTGGGAAAGTTGTTCTTGATATGATAAGAAATGTGATGCAAGGAAAAGATGAAGGTGCAGACAACTCTGGCAACAACGATGAAGATGATAGGGTTCCAACAGGAATAGCTGGAAGG GCAAGTGTGACAGGACGGAGGCCACATCCGGTACGCCCAGGCATGTTTCTGGAAACAGTCTCTAAG GTCTTGTCTGGTATATATGCTGGAACTGACTCTGGTATCACTGCACAACATCTGGAATGG GTTCATCAAAAGACACTTCAAGTCCTTCAGGAGATAGCATTTAACTAG
- the LOC127093048 gene encoding metal-nicotianamine transporter YSL3 — MGNVSNEEQELREIENLEREDVEKAGVDLEDASGIAPWTQQITVRGLITSIFIGLIYSVIVLKLNLTTGLVPNLNVSVALLGFVFIKLWTKILEKANIVSTPFTRQENTIIQTCAVACYSASYGGGFGSYLLGLNRKTYERVGGASTPGNTPDTKEPGIGWMTGFLFVTYFVGLTALIPFRKMMIIDAKLPYPTGTATGVLINGFHTPKGNVMAKKQVKGFMRFFSFSLLWSFFQWFYAGGDHCGFGQFPTFGLKAWKNTFYFDFSMTYVGTGMICSHLINLSLLFGAVVSWGIMWPLIRVLKGNWFPGSLPESSMKSLNGYKVFISIALILGDGLYNFIKVIYFSALNFQACMKRRSRRTASVTDDEQNKTPDDLTRDEFFIKESVPIWLACAGYVVLTIISINVIPLIFHQVKWYFVVVAYLLAPILGFCNAYGSGLTDMNMAYNYGKVALFVLAALGGKTDGVVAGLVACGLIKSLASTSSDLMQDMKTGHLTLTSPRSMLVTQAIGTAIGCVVAPLTFFLFYHSFDVGDPNGEYKAPYAIIYRNMAILGVEGFSALPNHCLEFCYAFFAFAVLINFLRDWNPKNIGKWVPLPMAMAVPFVVGAYFAVDMCVGSLVVFVWSKLKRKEAELMVPAVASGLICGDGIWVLPSAVLAWFKVRPPICMSFAANN, encoded by the exons ATGGGAAATGTAAGCAATGAAGAACAAGAACTCAGAGAGATTGAAAATTTGGAGAGAGAAGACGTGGAAAAAGCTGGAGTTGATTTAGAAGATGCAAGTGGAATAGCACCATGGACGCAACAGATTACAGTTAGAGGACTGATTACTAGCATCTTTATTGGCTTAATTTATAGTGTCATTGTGTTGAAACTGAACCTCACAACTGGTTTAGTCCCTAATCTCAATGTTTCAGTTGCACTTCTTGGTTTTGTGTTCATTAAACTTTGGACTAAGATTCTTGAGAAAGCAAATATTGTTTCAACACCTTTCACTAGACAGGAGAATACCATTATTCAGACTTGTGCTGTTGCATGCTACAGTGCTTCTTATGGAG GTGGTTTTGGGTCTTACCTTTTGGGCTTGAATCGGAAGACATATGAGCGAGTCGGAGGGGCTAGTACACCAGGGAATACTCCTGACACCAAGGAGCCTGGAATTGGCTGGATGACTGGCTTTCTCTTTGTTACTTACTTTGTTGGGCTAACAGCATTAATTCCTTTTCGAAAG ATGATGATAATAGATGCTAAATTACCTTATCCAACTGGAACTGCAACGGGTGTTCTTATTAATGGATTCCATACTCCTAAAGGAAATGTCATGGCCAA GAAGCAGGTTAAGGGTTTCATGCGGTTCTTCTCATTCAGTTTGCTTTGGTCTTTCTTCCAATGGTTCTATGCTGGTGGAGACCATTGTGGATTCGGTCAGTTTCCTACTTTTGGGTTGAAAGCATGGAAAAACAC ATTTTACTTTGATTTCAGCATGACTTATGTTGGAACAGGAATGATTTGTTCACATCTTATCAATTTATCATTGCTTTTTGGAGCTGTAGTTTCATGGGGCATTATGTGGCCACTGATCAGAGTTCTAAAAGGAAATTGGTTCCCTGGAAGTTTACCAGAAAGCAGCATGAAGAGTCTTAATGGTTATAAG GTTTTTATTTCCATTGCATTAATCCTTGGTGACGGACTCTACAATTTTATCAAAGTTATATATTTTAGTGCCTTAAATTTTCAAGCCTGCATGAAAAGGAGGAGTCGCAGAACAG CTTCAGTTACAGATGATGAGCAGAACAAGACTCCAGACGATCTTACCCGCGATGAATTCTTTATAAAAGAAAGTGTTCCAATATGGTTAGCATGTGCAGGTTATGTGGTACTCACCATAATCTCCATCAATGTTATCCCTTTAATATTCCATCAAGTGAAGTGGTACTTTGTGGTGGTAGCTTATCTCCTAGCACCAATTCTTGGCTTCTGCAATGCTTATGGTTCTGGCCTAACCGACATGAACATGGCTTATAATTATGGAAAAGTAGCACTTTTTGTTCTTGCAGCCTTAGGAGGGAAAACTGATGGTGTTGTTGCTGGACTTGTAGCATGTGGGCTAATAAAATCACTTGCTTCAACTTCATCTGATTTAATGCAAGACATGAAGACTGGTCATTTGACTTTAACTTCACCGAGATCAATGCTTGTAACACAAGCAATCGGTACAGCAATAGGTTGTGTTGTAGCACCTCTCACATTCTTTCTTTTCTACCATTCTTTTGATGTTGGAGACCCTAATGGTGAATACAAAGCACCATATGCTATCATCTATAGAAACATGGCAATTCTTGGCGTTGAAGGCTTTTCAGCACTACCAAACCATTGCTTAGAATTCTGCTATGCTTTTTTTGCATTTGCTGTGTTGATTAACTTTTTAAGAGATTGGAACCCTAAAAATATTGGGAAATGGGTCCCACTTCCTATGGCAATGGCTGTGCCTTTTGTTGTTGGTGCTTACTTTGCAGTTGACATGTGTGTGGGAAGTTTAGTTGTGTTTGTTTGGAGTAAATTGAAAAGAAAGGAAGCTGAGTTGATGGTTCCGGCGGTTGCTTCTGGTTTGATTTGTGGAGATGGGATATGGGTTCTTCCTTCAGCTGTTCTTGCTTGGTTTAAGGTTCGACCACCAATTTGTATGAGTTTCGCTGCAAATAACTAG